A section of the Kribbella voronezhensis genome encodes:
- a CDS encoding DUF7455 domain-containing protein: MRPQVTTALAPSSTLSAADRCDRCGAQAYVRVTLTSGGELLFCAHHGREHSEKLRNIAITIHDETGRLDAEPASVSSTEDER, from the coding sequence ATGAGGCCTCAAGTGACTACAGCACTCGCCCCGAGCTCGACCCTGTCGGCTGCGGACCGTTGTGACCGCTGCGGCGCGCAGGCCTACGTCCGTGTCACCCTGACCAGCGGTGGGGAGCTTCTGTTCTGCGCCCACCACGGCCGGGAGCACTCGGAGAAGCTGCGCAACATCGCGATCACCATTCACGACGAGACGGGACGGCTCGACGCTGAGCCCGCATCCGTCTCCTCCACGGAGGACGAGCGGTAA
- a CDS encoding sensor histidine kinase translates to MPHRRLAERYPLRITIVLVLLALVTAALLASGVIATTIMRGYLVDRIDRQLLDTSKQFANRDFGPGQPPPVSRGERPRLPSVFILQRFANDGTQLEGPFQEPLNESAAQPKLPTLTLDQVVAMNNKAFNVPAVSGSATFRVIASPSRNGDGYVMIAQSLADMDKTLDRLVGVQVATGVILLVLLAGVGTYVVRRSLRGLEDVEHTAVAIAGGDLSRRVPQRDPRTEVGRLSLALNQMLGQIETAFAQRTASEFAARRSEDAARRSAEVARESEDNARQSEERMRRFIADASHELRTPLTSIRGFAELTRQRGSIDPATMKRIEDEAKRMGLLVDDLLLLARLDQQRPLQHQPVDLLTLAGDSVHDVQALQPDRSVKFQILPGSAAPVVDGDEARLRQVLGNLVSNALHHTPVEAPITVSVGTRDNEAVLEVADTGPGLSEEQKAKVFERFYRADSARTRATGGSGLGLSIVAALVAAHNGHVTVTDTPGGGATFTVHLPLAP, encoded by the coding sequence ATGCCCCACCGCCGGCTGGCCGAGCGCTACCCGCTCCGCATCACCATCGTCCTGGTGCTGCTGGCCCTGGTCACCGCCGCCCTGCTGGCATCAGGCGTCATCGCCACCACCATCATGCGCGGTTACCTGGTGGACAGGATCGACAGGCAACTCCTCGACACCAGCAAGCAGTTCGCGAACCGCGACTTCGGTCCAGGGCAGCCTCCACCGGTCTCCAGGGGCGAGCGTCCGCGACTGCCGAGTGTCTTCATCCTGCAGCGCTTCGCCAACGACGGCACCCAGCTCGAAGGGCCGTTCCAGGAGCCGTTGAACGAGTCCGCAGCGCAGCCGAAACTGCCGACTCTGACCCTCGACCAGGTCGTGGCGATGAACAACAAGGCCTTCAACGTGCCGGCGGTCAGCGGTAGCGCGACCTTCCGCGTCATTGCCAGCCCGAGCCGCAACGGCGACGGCTACGTGATGATCGCGCAAAGCCTTGCGGACATGGACAAGACGCTCGACCGGCTGGTCGGCGTACAGGTCGCCACCGGTGTGATTCTGCTCGTGCTGCTGGCCGGGGTGGGGACGTATGTCGTACGGCGTAGTCTGCGCGGGCTGGAGGATGTCGAGCACACCGCGGTGGCGATCGCGGGTGGGGATCTGAGCCGGCGGGTGCCGCAGCGGGATCCGCGGACCGAGGTCGGGCGGTTGTCGCTCGCGCTGAACCAGATGCTCGGGCAGATCGAGACCGCGTTCGCGCAGCGGACCGCCTCGGAGTTCGCGGCGCGCAGATCCGAGGACGCCGCTCGGCGCTCGGCCGAGGTGGCGCGGGAGTCCGAGGACAACGCGCGGCAGTCGGAGGAGCGGATGCGGCGGTTCATCGCCGACGCCTCGCACGAGTTGCGCACGCCGCTGACCTCGATCAGAGGGTTCGCCGAGCTGACCAGGCAACGCGGCAGCATCGACCCGGCCACGATGAAGCGGATCGAGGACGAGGCGAAGCGGATGGGGCTGCTCGTCGACGACCTGCTGCTGCTGGCGCGACTCGATCAGCAGCGGCCGCTCCAGCATCAGCCGGTGGACCTGCTCACGCTGGCCGGCGACTCGGTGCACGACGTCCAGGCGCTGCAACCGGACCGCTCGGTGAAGTTCCAGATCCTGCCCGGTTCGGCCGCGCCTGTCGTCGACGGCGACGAGGCGCGGCTACGGCAGGTGCTCGGAAACCTGGTCAGCAACGCGCTCCACCACACACCGGTCGAGGCCCCGATCACGGTCTCGGTCGGTACCCGCGACAACGAGGCCGTCCTCGAAGTCGCGGACACCGGCCCCGGCCTGTCCGAGGAACAGAAGGCCAAGGTGTTCGAACGCTTCTACCGCGCCGACTCGGCCCGCACCCGAGCCACCGGCGGCTCGGGCCTGGGCCTGTCGATCGTGGCGGCTCTCGTCGCCGCCCACAACGGCCACGTCACCGTCACCGACACCCCCGGCGGCGGCGCCACCTTCACCGTCCACCTCCCCCTCGCGCCTTGA
- a CDS encoding DUF456 domain-containing protein — MNSVATFLVGVAIFVGIIGIVIPVLPGAILSLAAILIWALEEQSATGWVVLSAAVVLIGASQVVKYIVPERRLRESGVPRRSMLIGILLGIVGFFLIPVVGLFVGFPLGVYLSERQRLGTHDQAWVSTKHALRATGLSILIEFIGTSLAAAVWLVAVLFLV; from the coding sequence GTGAACAGCGTCGCGACATTCCTGGTCGGAGTAGCGATCTTCGTCGGCATCATCGGCATCGTGATCCCGGTGCTGCCCGGCGCGATCCTCAGTCTGGCCGCGATCCTGATCTGGGCCCTGGAGGAGCAGAGCGCCACCGGCTGGGTCGTGCTGTCCGCCGCGGTGGTGCTGATCGGGGCCAGCCAGGTGGTCAAGTACATCGTGCCCGAGCGGCGGCTGCGCGAGTCCGGCGTACCGCGACGATCGATGCTGATCGGGATCCTGCTCGGCATCGTCGGGTTCTTCCTGATCCCGGTGGTCGGCCTGTTCGTCGGGTTCCCGCTCGGTGTCTATCTGTCCGAGCGGCAGCGACTCGGCACACACGACCAGGCCTGGGTCTCCACGAAACACGCCCTGCGCGCGACCGGCCTGTCCATCCTGATCGAGTTCATCGGTACTTCGCTGGCCGCGGCCGTCTGGCTGGTCGCCGTCCTGTTCCTGGTCTGA
- a CDS encoding universal stress protein — protein MTTIVVGYVPKSEGRAALRRAAEEAKLRDAKLVVVNSHRGGRSFDSDEAAASDAALTEVREQLDSTGVPYEVRQLVRGLDPAEDLVAVAEQVHAEFIVIGLRRRSPVGKLILGSNAQRVLLDAPCPVLAVKAEPELSDGEED, from the coding sequence ATGACGACCATCGTCGTGGGGTATGTCCCGAAGTCCGAGGGGCGCGCCGCGCTCAGACGGGCGGCGGAGGAGGCGAAGCTACGCGACGCCAAGCTGGTGGTGGTGAACTCGCACCGGGGCGGACGCAGCTTCGACAGCGACGAGGCCGCGGCGAGTGACGCCGCGTTGACGGAGGTACGGGAGCAGCTCGACTCGACCGGCGTGCCGTACGAGGTACGGCAACTGGTGCGTGGACTCGACCCGGCGGAGGACCTGGTGGCCGTCGCCGAGCAGGTGCACGCGGAGTTCATCGTGATCGGCCTGCGGCGCCGGTCCCCGGTCGGCAAGCTCATCCTCGGCAGCAACGCGCAACGGGTGCTGCTCGACGCTCCGTGTCCGGTGCTGGCCGTCAAGGCCGAGCCTGAGTTGTCTGATGGGGAGGAGGACTGA
- a CDS encoding RNA polymerase sigma factor, translating into MSSSSSENLPAESGRAVAATARSTAPRTSARVTEPAAKKAPVKKAAAAATKAAVSTKEDGIPAAKKAAAKKAPAKKAVSEAGLAVDPKTGKPRALDEVDESDFSPEAVKPLEKELSESEGFVVSEADETDEPEQQVMVAGATADPVKDYLKQIGKVPLLNAEQEVELAKRIEAGLFAEEQIGDEATKLKDKVKDEYEWISEDGRRAKNHLLEANLRLVVSLAKRYTGRGMLFLDLIQEGNLGLIRAVEKFDYTKGYKFSTYATWWIRQAITRAMADQARTIRIPVHMVEVINKLARVQRQMLQDLGREPTPEELAKELDMTPEKVIEVQKYGREPISLHTPLGEDGDSEFGDLIEDSEAIVPAEAVSFTLLQEQLHAVLDTLSEREAGVVSMRFGLTDGQPKTLDEIGKVYGVTRERIRQIESKTMSKLRHPSRSQVLRDYLD; encoded by the coding sequence GTGTCGTCCAGCTCGTCCGAGAACCTTCCCGCCGAGTCCGGCCGGGCCGTGGCCGCCACCGCCCGCAGCACGGCTCCGAGGACCAGCGCCAGAGTAACCGAACCTGCCGCCAAGAAGGCCCCCGTGAAGAAGGCCGCTGCCGCGGCCACCAAGGCTGCTGTGTCCACCAAGGAGGACGGTATTCCCGCCGCGAAGAAGGCCGCCGCCAAGAAGGCGCCGGCGAAGAAGGCCGTGTCCGAGGCGGGTCTGGCTGTCGACCCGAAGACCGGTAAGCCGCGTGCGCTCGACGAGGTCGACGAGTCGGACTTCTCCCCGGAGGCTGTGAAGCCGCTGGAGAAGGAGCTCAGCGAGAGCGAGGGCTTCGTCGTCTCCGAGGCCGACGAGACCGACGAGCCCGAGCAGCAGGTGATGGTCGCCGGTGCGACGGCCGACCCGGTCAAGGACTACCTGAAGCAGATCGGCAAGGTCCCGCTGCTGAACGCCGAGCAGGAGGTCGAGCTCGCCAAGCGGATCGAGGCCGGCCTGTTCGCCGAGGAGCAGATCGGCGACGAGGCCACCAAGCTCAAGGACAAGGTCAAGGACGAGTACGAGTGGATCTCGGAGGACGGCCGCCGGGCGAAGAACCACCTGCTCGAGGCCAACCTGCGACTGGTCGTCTCGCTGGCCAAGCGCTACACCGGCCGCGGCATGCTGTTCCTGGACCTGATCCAGGAGGGCAACCTCGGTCTGATCCGTGCGGTCGAGAAGTTCGACTACACCAAGGGCTACAAGTTCTCCACCTACGCGACCTGGTGGATCCGGCAGGCGATCACCCGGGCGATGGCCGACCAGGCCCGCACCATCCGGATCCCGGTGCACATGGTCGAGGTCATCAACAAGCTGGCCCGGGTGCAGCGTCAGATGCTGCAGGACCTCGGTCGCGAACCCACTCCGGAAGAGCTCGCCAAGGAGCTCGACATGACCCCGGAGAAGGTCATCGAGGTGCAGAAGTACGGTCGCGAGCCGATCTCCCTGCACACCCCGCTTGGCGAGGACGGTGACTCCGAGTTCGGTGACCTGATCGAGGACTCCGAGGCGATCGTGCCGGCCGAGGCCGTCTCGTTCACCTTGCTCCAGGAGCAGCTGCACGCCGTACTGGACACGCTGTCCGAGCGGGAGGCCGGCGTCGTCTCGATGCGCTTCGGTCTGACCGACGGCCAGCCGAAGACCCTGGACGAGATCGGCAAGGTGTACGGCGTGACGCGCGAGCGGATCCGCCAGATCGAGTCCAAGACGATGTCGAAGCTGCGGCACCCGTCGCGCTCGCAGGTGCTGCGGGACTACCTCGACTGA
- a CDS encoding YidC/Oxa1 family membrane protein insertase, with the protein MPAFLDVPVSGAYHLVLWIAQTFEPLTGPYSAALAIVACTVAVRLALLPLSIRAAHGTKSRTALLPQLKEISERHKGDPERLNREIAALQAESGSVFAGCLPTLAQLPFFWVMYRLFSTAVVAGQSNQLLSGTLFGAPLGVHWPLLTSTPVYLGLAVLLAVVAYFSARWQARSADTQPSGLVGQLTRVLPYGTLATAAFIPLAAGLYLLTTTTWTVAERAILSR; encoded by the coding sequence ATGCCTGCTTTCCTCGACGTGCCCGTCAGCGGCGCGTACCACCTGGTCCTCTGGATCGCCCAGACCTTCGAACCCCTCACCGGCCCGTACTCCGCCGCGCTGGCGATCGTGGCCTGCACAGTGGCCGTCCGTCTCGCCCTCCTCCCACTCAGCATCCGCGCTGCTCACGGGACGAAGTCCCGCACAGCCCTCCTTCCGCAACTGAAGGAGATCTCCGAGCGGCACAAGGGCGATCCGGAGCGGCTGAATCGGGAGATCGCCGCGCTCCAGGCGGAGTCCGGCTCGGTGTTCGCCGGCTGCCTGCCGACGCTTGCTCAGCTGCCGTTCTTCTGGGTGATGTACCGCTTGTTCTCCACTGCAGTCGTGGCTGGTCAGTCGAACCAGTTGCTCAGCGGCACCTTGTTCGGTGCGCCGCTCGGCGTGCACTGGCCGCTGCTCACCTCGACGCCCGTGTACCTCGGCCTCGCCGTACTGCTTGCTGTGGTTGCCTACTTCTCGGCTCGCTGGCAGGCTCGGTCGGCTGATACTCAGCCGAGCGGACTTGTGGGGCAGCTGACCCGAGTACTGCCGTACGGCACGCTCGCCACCGCCGCCTTCATCCCGCTGGCCGCAGGACTTTACCTGCTCACCACGACGACCTGGACGGTTGCCGAGCGCGCGATCTTGTCGCGGTAG
- a CDS encoding LysE family translocator, translated as MGIGRALGMVGATVVLVGMPGPNNIYISLRSLTQGRRAGVVSALAIETGSLVYVVVTSLGLVALVQASPALFTAITVAGGLYLAFLGIKLLRAPITDGPGSIRIAPLGRVFREGVLVNLLNPKAALFFLAFLPQFTTRGAGPDRLRTEMLVLGLAVMVIGLALDLSYALGADALGRRFRSLRTTSRARNRLVAIVYLGLALFALTTAIAPSFH; from the coding sequence ATGGGGATCGGGCGGGCGCTCGGGATGGTCGGCGCGACGGTGGTGCTGGTCGGGATGCCAGGGCCCAACAACATCTACATCTCACTGCGCAGCCTCACGCAGGGTCGCCGGGCCGGCGTCGTGTCCGCCCTCGCGATCGAGACCGGCTCACTGGTGTACGTCGTCGTCACCTCCCTGGGCCTCGTCGCCCTGGTGCAGGCCTCACCGGCTCTCTTCACGGCGATCACCGTCGCCGGCGGGCTCTACCTGGCGTTCCTCGGCATCAAGTTGCTCAGGGCACCGATCACGGACGGCCCCGGCAGCATCCGAATCGCTCCGCTCGGCCGCGTCTTCCGCGAAGGTGTTCTGGTGAACCTGCTCAACCCGAAGGCAGCTCTGTTCTTCCTTGCCTTTCTCCCCCAGTTCACCACCCGCGGCGCCGGACCGGACCGCCTGCGCACAGAGATGCTCGTGCTCGGCCTGGCCGTGATGGTGATCGGCCTGGCACTCGATCTCTCCTACGCCCTCGGCGCCGACGCCCTCGGCCGGCGCTTCCGCTCCCTCCGCACGACAAGCCGCGCCCGCAACAGGCTCGTTGCCATCGTCTATCTGGGACTCGCGCTGTTCGCCTTGACCACCGCGATCGCGCCGTCCTTCCACTGA
- a CDS encoding response regulator transcription factor → MSPHLLVVDDEPNIVELLSASLRFAGYDVSTATHGAEALRKAREVEPDLVVLDVMMPGLDGFEVVRRLRGEDRHVPVLFLTARDAVEDKVLGLHTGADDYVTKPFSLDELVARVRALLRRSGHREQTTTEAAILRYADLELNEDSYEVFKAGEAVQLSLTEFKLLRCLLENAERVMSKGQILSAVWNYDFAGDAGVVESYMSYLRRKVDTGDQKLLHTVRGVGYVLRTPRGTN, encoded by the coding sequence ATGAGCCCGCATCTGCTGGTGGTCGACGACGAGCCGAACATCGTCGAACTGCTCTCCGCGAGTCTGCGCTTCGCCGGGTACGACGTGTCCACGGCGACCCACGGCGCCGAGGCCCTCCGCAAGGCGCGCGAGGTCGAACCGGACCTGGTCGTGCTGGACGTGATGATGCCCGGCCTGGACGGTTTCGAGGTGGTCCGCCGCCTGCGCGGTGAGGACCGGCACGTACCGGTGCTGTTCCTCACCGCGCGCGACGCCGTCGAGGACAAGGTGCTCGGCCTGCACACCGGCGCCGACGACTACGTCACCAAGCCGTTCAGCCTCGACGAACTGGTCGCCCGCGTCCGCGCGCTGCTGCGCCGCTCCGGGCATCGCGAGCAGACCACCACCGAGGCGGCCATCCTGCGGTACGCCGACCTGGAGCTGAACGAGGACAGCTACGAGGTGTTCAAGGCCGGTGAGGCGGTGCAACTCTCCCTCACCGAGTTCAAGCTGCTGCGCTGCCTGCTGGAGAACGCCGAGCGGGTGATGTCGAAGGGCCAGATCCTCTCGGCGGTCTGGAACTACGACTTCGCGGGCGACGCCGGCGTGGTCGAGTCGTACATGTCCTACCTGCGCCGCAAGGTCGACACCGGCGACCAGAAGCTCCTCCACACCGTCCGCGGAGTCGGCTACGTCCTGCGCACCCCAAGAGGCACGAACTGA
- a CDS encoding amylo-alpha-1,6-glucosidase, which yields MAQLHELVTAIAAPWVVLSPPSGQLTGGSDEGEGVYARDRRILSRLAVTVDGRPPLPLHVDEQNACTHQFVAVLEGLGDPGHDPTVTLRRTRTVDGDGLTEQLTVVNRSRTEITPRLEVALGTDLAGIAAIRSGAAAGLPDLTATSSADALTWESDGIRVSARFEPSASEGLVWEPKIAAGDEFTLALRVSATFPEPDGFSIDPPADRPAYEQVAVDCDDSRVARWVRRSLDDVAGLQLAVNGTGRYLGAGPPWYLTLFGRDSLISSGMLIPVDPGLAAGTLRALAAWQGTKVDPDSAEQPGKIPHELRTSVTDHGGGLVLPATYYGTHDATQLWVITLHKAWRWGMPVDEVRELVPALRKALSWMSDYADPDGDGFLEYIDESGHGLANQGWKDSSDSVQWPDGTIATAPIALCEVQAYAYSAATKGAELLEALGEDGAAHWRDWAATLKTKFRDSFWVDGYPAIALDGAKNPVAGPHSNLGHLLGTGLLDPEEEQRVVDVLSSDELNSGFGLRTLSKAMTRFNPLGYHTGSVWPHDTAMAIEGLYAAARSAGTPSTTATSYVEGLLRAAESFGYRLPELYGGRGLTEETTPTPYPLSCRPQAWAAASAIAVLVAALGISPDVANGTVTVTPADGLPWRQLTMKGLTVGGETLSVQWKDGAIAVVKANSASPR from the coding sequence ATGGCTCAGCTCCACGAACTCGTGACCGCGATCGCCGCTCCCTGGGTGGTGCTGTCCCCGCCCTCCGGACAGCTCACCGGCGGATCCGACGAAGGCGAGGGTGTCTACGCCCGCGACCGGCGCATCCTGTCGCGCCTGGCCGTCACGGTCGACGGCCGGCCACCGCTACCACTCCATGTCGACGAGCAGAACGCCTGCACCCACCAATTCGTCGCCGTCCTCGAGGGGCTGGGCGATCCGGGCCACGACCCGACCGTCACGCTGCGGCGCACCCGGACGGTCGACGGCGACGGCCTCACCGAGCAGCTCACCGTCGTCAACCGCTCCCGCACCGAGATCACGCCGCGGCTGGAAGTTGCCTTGGGCACCGATCTCGCCGGGATCGCGGCCATCCGCAGTGGCGCCGCGGCCGGCCTGCCCGATCTCACCGCGACCTCGTCAGCCGATGCGCTGACCTGGGAGTCGGACGGTATCCGGGTCAGCGCCCGGTTCGAGCCGAGCGCCTCCGAGGGCCTGGTCTGGGAGCCCAAGATCGCCGCGGGTGACGAGTTCACCCTGGCACTGCGGGTCTCCGCGACCTTCCCGGAGCCGGACGGTTTCAGCATCGATCCGCCCGCCGACCGACCGGCGTACGAGCAGGTGGCTGTCGATTGCGACGACAGCCGGGTCGCCCGGTGGGTCCGCAGATCGCTCGACGACGTCGCGGGACTGCAACTCGCCGTGAACGGCACAGGGCGCTATCTCGGCGCCGGCCCACCGTGGTACCTGACGCTCTTCGGGCGTGACTCGCTGATCTCGTCGGGCATGCTGATCCCGGTCGATCCGGGTCTCGCCGCCGGGACCTTGCGTGCGCTCGCCGCTTGGCAGGGCACCAAGGTGGACCCGGATTCAGCGGAGCAGCCGGGCAAGATCCCGCACGAGCTCCGCACCAGCGTCACGGATCACGGCGGCGGTCTCGTGCTCCCCGCGACGTACTACGGAACCCACGACGCCACCCAGCTCTGGGTCATCACCCTGCACAAGGCCTGGCGCTGGGGGATGCCGGTCGACGAGGTCCGCGAACTGGTTCCCGCGCTGCGCAAGGCACTCAGCTGGATGAGCGACTACGCCGACCCGGACGGCGACGGCTTCCTCGAGTACATCGACGAGTCCGGCCACGGCCTGGCGAACCAGGGCTGGAAGGATTCGTCGGACTCGGTCCAATGGCCTGACGGCACCATCGCCACCGCACCGATCGCACTCTGTGAGGTCCAGGCGTACGCCTACTCGGCCGCCACGAAGGGAGCCGAACTCCTCGAAGCTCTCGGTGAGGACGGCGCGGCGCACTGGCGCGACTGGGCGGCTACCTTGAAAACCAAGTTCCGCGACAGCTTCTGGGTCGACGGCTACCCGGCCATCGCCCTCGACGGCGCGAAGAACCCGGTCGCCGGTCCCCACTCGAACCTCGGTCACCTCCTCGGCACCGGCTTGCTCGATCCCGAAGAAGAACAACGAGTCGTCGACGTTCTCTCGTCCGACGAGCTGAACAGCGGCTTCGGCCTGAGAACGTTGTCCAAGGCAATGACTCGCTTCAACCCACTCGGCTACCACACCGGCAGCGTCTGGCCGCACGACACCGCAATGGCCATCGAAGGCCTGTACGCCGCCGCCCGCTCAGCCGGTACGCCGTCCACCACCGCCACCTCGTACGTCGAAGGGCTCCTGCGTGCAGCCGAGTCGTTCGGCTACCGCCTACCCGAGCTGTACGGCGGCCGCGGCCTCACGGAGGAGACGACCCCCACGCCGTACCCACTGTCCTGCCGCCCGCAAGCCTGGGCCGCCGCCTCCGCAATCGCCGTACTTGTCGCGGCGCTCGGCATCAGCCCGGATGTCGCCAACGGCACAGTGACGGTGACACCCGCCGACGGCCTGCCCTGGCGGCAGCTCACGATGAAGGGTCTCACCGTCGGCGGCGAGACCCTCTCGGTTCAGTGGAAGGACGGCGCGATCGCGGTGGTCAAGGCGAACAGCGCGAGTCCCAGATAG
- a CDS encoding HhH-GPD-type base excision DNA repair protein translates to MTSTRSKKLCLAQQPDADEMLSRDPFALLVGMLLDQQIPMERAFAGPVAIAQRMDGPFDPSTVAAYDPDGFVEVVAGPPAVHRFPTAMAARIQTLAKHLDEEYGGNASAVWADVKSGDDLLARLSALPGFGAQKAKIFVALLGKQLKVRPRGWREASEPYGEDGAYKSVADVIDVASLVKVRQFKMEQKVEKRVVARPMRQTRNS, encoded by the coding sequence GTGACTTCGACACGCAGCAAGAAGCTGTGCCTCGCGCAGCAGCCCGACGCCGACGAGATGCTGAGCCGGGACCCTTTCGCGTTGCTGGTCGGGATGCTGCTGGACCAGCAGATCCCGATGGAGCGGGCATTCGCCGGTCCGGTCGCGATCGCCCAGCGGATGGATGGCCCGTTCGACCCGTCCACGGTCGCCGCCTACGACCCGGACGGTTTCGTCGAGGTGGTGGCCGGTCCGCCGGCCGTGCACCGGTTCCCGACCGCGATGGCGGCCCGGATCCAGACGCTGGCCAAGCACCTGGACGAGGAGTACGGCGGTAACGCCTCGGCCGTCTGGGCCGACGTGAAGTCCGGCGACGACCTGCTCGCCAGGCTGTCCGCGCTGCCCGGCTTCGGCGCGCAGAAGGCCAAGATCTTCGTCGCGCTGCTCGGCAAACAACTGAAGGTGCGGCCGCGGGGCTGGCGGGAGGCGTCCGAGCCGTACGGCGAGGACGGCGCCTACAAGTCCGTCGCGGACGTCATCGACGTGGCCTCCCTGGTGAAGGTGCGTCAGTTCAAGATGGAGCAGAAGGTCGAGAAGCGCGTGGTGGCGCGGCCGATGCGGCAGACCAGGAACAGTTGA
- a CDS encoding DUF6412 domain-containing protein, with amino-acid sequence MGRGFAGVWTLVIPALGPDTGLLAAAVLTAAAALFAVLLVSRAAASRPTAAPLLARATALRESTRKAAYLPLRDPDAPGRPRPRAPGR; translated from the coding sequence ATGGGCAGGGGCTTCGCCGGCGTCTGGACGCTGGTGATCCCTGCCCTCGGACCCGACACGGGTCTCCTGGCCGCCGCCGTGCTCACGGCGGCGGCCGCTTTGTTCGCCGTACTGCTCGTCTCCCGCGCCGCCGCGAGCCGCCCGACGGCCGCACCACTGCTCGCCCGCGCCACCGCTTTGCGTGAGTCCACCCGCAAGGCCGCGTACCTCCCACTCCGCGACCCCGACGCGCCCGGCCGGCCGCGCCCACGAGCACCGGGAAGGTAG
- a CDS encoding PLP-dependent aminotransferase family protein, with product MDRSGEAAALGELIGRHLPGPGGLYRRLADAIAALIGSDELPVGARLPAERPLAEALAISRSTVVAAYDELRARGLVESRRGSGTTVAASAGRGRSGADKRIPTGYGESLFHRITVDPGEVIAMTYAVDPGMPELARELEDLARTDLPVLLQGVGYHPRGLQVLRERIADHFSGSGLPTTADEIVVTSGAHQAIALATQMYLRTGATVVIEQPSWPGCFDLFGAAGGRVVGVPLDDAGIRPDLLAAALAEHQPAMLFVMPTFHNPTGRLMSASRRRQVAELAAKYGVVVVEDNAYSAWDPAGPDVPPPLAAFAPRNAEVFTIGSVSKAVWGGLRIGWIRAPKPLAERLARHKALADLGSPVIDQALTARLLPRLHEMTAERARLATGRRKLMGQLLTERLPEWTWQEPDGGSALWIRLTDTDARMFAQVALRHGVEVVAGRAMDPTGQHDDHLRVPFSYPAEVMSDAVDRLAAAWRELRRHGPAPGVPMI from the coding sequence GTGGACCGTTCTGGAGAAGCTGCCGCTCTCGGCGAGCTGATCGGCCGGCACCTCCCCGGACCAGGAGGCCTCTACCGGCGGCTGGCCGACGCGATCGCCGCCCTGATCGGCTCTGACGAACTCCCGGTCGGTGCCCGGCTCCCTGCCGAACGACCGCTCGCGGAGGCCTTGGCGATCAGCCGGTCGACCGTCGTCGCGGCGTACGACGAACTGCGCGCCCGCGGCCTGGTCGAGAGCCGCCGCGGCAGCGGTACGACGGTGGCCGCGTCGGCCGGGCGAGGCCGTTCCGGCGCGGACAAACGGATCCCGACGGGGTACGGCGAGTCGTTGTTCCACCGGATCACCGTCGACCCCGGCGAGGTGATCGCGATGACGTACGCGGTCGATCCGGGGATGCCTGAGCTGGCCCGTGAGCTGGAAGATCTCGCTCGCACGGATCTGCCGGTGCTCCTGCAAGGCGTCGGCTATCACCCGCGCGGCTTGCAGGTCCTGCGGGAACGGATCGCTGATCACTTCAGCGGGTCCGGGCTGCCGACGACGGCAGACGAGATCGTGGTGACCAGCGGCGCGCACCAGGCGATCGCGCTGGCGACCCAGATGTACCTGCGGACCGGCGCGACTGTGGTGATCGAGCAACCGAGCTGGCCGGGTTGCTTCGATCTGTTCGGCGCAGCGGGTGGCCGCGTTGTCGGCGTACCGCTGGACGACGCGGGCATCAGGCCCGACCTGCTGGCCGCGGCGCTGGCCGAGCATCAGCCGGCGATGCTGTTCGTGATGCCGACCTTCCACAACCCGACCGGCCGGTTGATGTCGGCGAGCCGGCGGCGCCAGGTGGCCGAACTGGCCGCGAAGTACGGCGTGGTCGTTGTCGAGGACAACGCCTACTCGGCGTGGGACCCGGCCGGCCCGGATGTTCCGCCGCCGCTGGCCGCCTTCGCGCCGAGGAACGCCGAGGTGTTCACGATCGGCTCGGTGTCGAAGGCGGTCTGGGGCGGTTTGCGGATCGGCTGGATCCGCGCGCCGAAGCCGCTCGCCGAACGGCTCGCCCGGCACAAGGCGCTGGCGGATCTGGGCAGCCCGGTGATCGACCAGGCACTCACCGCGAGATTGTTGCCCCGGCTGCACGAGATGACCGCTGAGCGCGCCAGGCTGGCCACCGGACGACGGAAGCTGATGGGGCAGTTGCTGACGGAGCGACTACCGGAATGGACCTGGCAGGAACCCGACGGCGGCTCCGCGCTGTGGATCAGGCTGACGGACACCGACGCGCGGATGTTCGCGCAGGTCGCGTTGCGGCACGGGGTCGAGGTGGTGGCCGGGCGCGCCATGGATCCGACAGGGCAGCATGACGATCATCTCCGGGTGCCGTTCAGCTATCCGGCCGAGGTGATGAGCGACGCCGTGGACCGGCTGGCCGCGGCCTGGCGGGAACTTCGCCGCCACGGGCCCGCGCCCGGCGTACCGATGATCTAG